In Desulfonatronum thiosulfatophilum, one DNA window encodes the following:
- a CDS encoding sulfurtransferase TusA family protein — protein sequence MTQVIDARGFSCPQPVLLAVNAMDKTGNGELEVLVDNEASRENVDRAARRKGWTVAASDEPDGNFRLVLQK from the coding sequence ATGACGCAAGTAATTGACGCACGAGGTTTTTCCTGTCCCCAGCCTGTGCTGCTGGCCGTCAACGCCATGGACAAGACCGGGAATGGCGAACTGGAAGTGCTAGTGGACAACGAAGCCAGCCGGGAAAATGTCGACCGGGCCGCCCGACGCAAAGGTTGGACTGTCGCGGCGAGTGATGAGCCGGACGGAAATTTCCGCCTGGTGCTCCAAAAATGA
- the yedE gene encoding YedE family putative selenium transporter — translation MPGAVKNIFATTIGIIAVGSVIGVLASFLQNAGNPTNMGICVACFGRDIAGSVGMHRAGVVQYLRPEILGFVLGSFGAALMFKEFKPTGGSAPLTRFVLGMIAMIGALVFLGCPWRAILRLAGGDGNALFGLAGLAAGVWIGTLFFKRGFNLGRSQVQSWSAGLMLPLIMVGLLALRLIYPPIAGEAQSGVLWYSLSGPGAAYAPFAVAMAAGLGIGFLAQRSRFCTMGAIRDVLLFRQWYLMFGLIALLVAAWAANLFLGQFNPGFEGQPVAHTQWYWNFAGMAVAGLAFALAGGCPGRQLFMSGEGNSDAGVFALGLIVGAAVAHNFGLASSPAGIGPNGMAAVIVGFAILLFIGVTNCKRS, via the coding sequence ATGCCAGGGGCTGTTAAGAACATTTTTGCCACGACCATCGGCATCATTGCCGTGGGATCGGTTATCGGGGTGCTGGCCTCCTTTCTGCAAAATGCCGGCAATCCGACGAACATGGGAATCTGCGTGGCCTGTTTCGGGCGCGATATCGCCGGTTCCGTCGGCATGCACCGGGCCGGGGTGGTGCAGTACCTGCGGCCCGAAATCCTGGGTTTCGTTCTGGGATCCTTCGGAGCGGCGCTGATGTTCAAGGAATTCAAGCCCACCGGAGGGTCGGCGCCGTTGACCCGGTTCGTGCTGGGCATGATCGCCATGATCGGAGCCCTGGTCTTTCTGGGTTGCCCCTGGCGGGCCATCCTGCGTCTGGCCGGCGGCGACGGCAACGCCCTGTTCGGTTTGGCCGGGCTGGCGGCCGGGGTCTGGATCGGGACGCTGTTCTTCAAGCGGGGCTTCAATTTGGGCCGTAGCCAGGTTCAGAGCTGGAGCGCCGGTTTGATGCTGCCTCTGATCATGGTCGGATTGCTGGCGTTGCGTCTGATCTATCCGCCCATCGCAGGCGAAGCGCAAAGCGGCGTACTCTGGTATTCGCTCAGCGGCCCCGGAGCGGCGTATGCTCCTTTTGCGGTCGCCATGGCCGCGGGACTGGGAATCGGTTTCCTGGCCCAGCGCAGCCGGTTTTGCACCATGGGCGCCATCCGTGACGTGCTGCTGTTCCGGCAGTGGTACCTGATGTTCGGTCTGATTGCCCTGCTTGTGGCGGCGTGGGCGGCCAATCTGTTCCTGGGGCAGTTCAATCCGGGCTTCGAGGGGCAACCCGTGGCCCACACCCAATGGTACTGGAATTTCGCAGGCATGGCCGTGGCCGGATTGGCCTTTGCCCTGGCTGGCGGGTGTCCAGGACGCCAGTTGTTCATGTCCGGCGAAGGCAACAGCGATGCCGGGGTTTTCGCCCTGGGGCTCATCGTGGGCGCGGCGGTGGCCCACAATTTCGGTCTGGCCAGTTCTCCGGCGGGCATCGGTCCCAACGGCATGGCCGCGGTGATTGTCGGGTTTGCAATCCTGCTGTTCATCGGTGTAACCAACTGCAAGCGATCCTGA